Below is a genomic region from Kwoniella dendrophila CBS 6074 chromosome 2, complete sequence.
GTAAGAATATTCAGCCGGATAATACCAAGTTTAAGATATTACTTAATTTCCAGTAAACGTTGGGGTATTGTAACATAACGGGAAGGAAACATAGGACTGATTACCCTTATAGATGAACAATTTTTACACCGACTGATGATCAAACATTTATATGTATACGGACAATGTATCTATTGTAATTGTTTGTCGAAGTCCCAGATCTCGAACAGAAAAGCATAAATTTCAGTGTAAAAGCGGCTCGAACGATTTATGCAAGCAATTTAATACCGATAACAGTATAGAGTTCATCATTAGAAAGGAGAACAGTCAGTAGTGATTCAATTTGTGAAATATCTGCAGAGAAGCAAGATAGATCGATTGAGAAAGAAACGATAAATGATGTTAGAAATGAAAATTGCATTTTTTCTATTGACATGTTTTAACAATAAATAAAAATGCAAGATTCCCCGAATGTTGATTGACCCTCTAATCCAGATATAAACAAATAAACCACTCTGACTAATAAAACCATGATATTATTAGATACGAGTAGATTACTTCTTTTTACCAACAACGGTTTTACCGACTCGTCGACCGCTAAAAAAAAagtgaattgaataaataTTATCAGTACACCATAAAAGAAATCAGATAGATAAATATGTATGTTTGATGTGGTTTGGGAGATATaagattgatattggatAGAATAGATGATAATTAGGTTACGGCAACTCACGTAGTTTTGGTGTGTTGACCTCTAACTCTAAGACCCCAATGGTGTCTAAGACCTCTGTGTGATCTGATTTTCTTCAATCGTTCAAGatcttctcttaatctttGATCAATAACGTTTGAAAGAACGTGAGAGTTTTTACCATCGTTGATATCTTTTTGTCTGTTTAAGAACCAGTTTGGAATTTTGAATTGAGCTGGGTTTTGCATGATGGTAACGATTCTTTCAAGTTCATCAGAGTTCAATTCACCGGCTCTAtataaaaaggaaaaaagttaaaatgATGGAATTAGTTACTGTCTCTATCTCTATAattcattcttgatttgtttacttgagaatgataaagaaaaaactCCCAAAAACTAACCGTTTGTTAAGATCAACATCGGCTTTTTTACAGACCAAGTTGGCGTATCTTCTACCAACACCCTTGATTTCGGTAAGAGCGTACAtgattttaccttgaccAGCTACGTTGGTGTTCAAGAGACGAAGAATGTGCTATAATTATGAAGAGACATCGTTAGCGCAGACCCTCGGTATATGGGATTGTCTTTCCAATCCTTCCTCAAGCATTTTTCACTTTGGGTATGACCCCGCCTGCTAATGCCTAACTAGCCATTGATAACGTCTGATCTCCCTATTCCATATACGCCATATCCAGCAAAGCCATTCCGATCCTACTATAATCCTTTCTACAATCCCTCGATCCTTGGTTGGTACTGAACTGATCCAGATATATCCTGAACATCCGACATccttctttcatctaataTTATATCCTATTTCCACAAAGCTGAACGCATaacaagatgaatgataCCCACTTGGAATTGTTGATGGGCTTCAAGGGGAGCGAATGACATCTTGAcgaatctttctttttgagGTTAAGTAAAGATTAAAGGGTAAGCGATctataataatgatgattgaatTAGCTTAGCTTCTAAAATTCTTCTAGCTAATCGATCCTTTTTGATTGAACAGTGATGAtcgttgatgttgatatgCTGCTGCcaatggtgatgatgattgttgttgatgactTACCCGCTTTTTTTGGATGTCTATAGGACTTGAAggttaaaagaagaagaatttctTTCGTCTTAACGTTAAACAATCGATTAATGGTGATGAATAGCGTTTGGATGGTAAGGATGGCAAAGTGTGACAGAGTGGACAGTAGACAGTGAGGAACACAAAGACCCAACCAGAGTCAGCTGCtaccatacaccatacaaaTCACTTTTACACCATACAAAGGTTAAAAGCGGTATAGTCCACTTGATCGTTTCACGCCACATTAGTAACGGAGTTTCGCGGAGTTTCTTAATTTTACATCCTACAACCATGAAAATTATTTCTTTTATCCTTGAATCGCTTACCTCCGCCTTTTCTCTCATTATTGGAAAGtaccatacaccatacaccatgGTATTCTGTCACTTGTGACTTGTATCAAACCATTCACTCTGCACTGCTGCTCTCGTTGTCGATTGTACCATACTCTACTCTACTCTGCTCACTGCTTACCACTCACTGGACACtgtcattttcaactttatcgTTATATGCCTTATCTTTTAgacctttcttttccttaaccatcaacatcgacaAAAGAACGGCAAAAATGTGAGTGTGTTCACCAAAACCTCAACATCGACATCGACAATAATAGGAGGAAACAGATGGCAATATGGATAGTATGCTGATGTATTGTTTTCGATCTTTTTTGTTATAATTGATAATAGGGTCAACATGTAAGTTGAGAAAACTTAAATTCATTCAATGATAAAGTAATGAAATGCTGatggtttttttttcttttcaatagCCCAAAGTACGTATCATCTCCATCACTAGCTTTTGTTGAGAATCTGGGAGAGGAGGAGATAAATAAGCTGGAGTTGTAGATCGGAAAGAGACGAATTATGTGGACATGGAATCTTGGAAAATATAAGAGATGCTAACTATAGATCATTTGTTCAACCAACCTGTGAATAGAACTCGTCGAACTTGTAAGTGATACCCTCTCACCCAAAGTCATGATCTACCAGAAATATCATACTGACTCATTTGATCCTATACCACAGACTGTAAGGGTAAAGCTTGTAAAAAGCACACCCCACACAAAGTTACCCAATACAAAAAGGGTAAAGATTCTTTAGCCGCTCAAGGTAAACGACGATATGACCGAAAACAATCAGGTTACGGAGGTCAAACCAAACCAGTTTTCCACAAGAAAGCTAAGACTGTTAgttgttttgttgttgtttttttgGTGTGATTATATTATTGAAAAGCCTTTGCTGATTAATTTatattctttccattcaCTCTGTAAATTTTATCTGCACTTATCCAACatgatcaaatcaaccaaTCTCGAACCTTCgtatcaacaatcaaaacacTATCTGCAATACCTTTTCTGCTGATCCACTTATCATTGCAACAACTTCCAACAAACCCCTCAACAGACCAAAAAAGTTGTACTTAGACTCGAATGTACCGTTTGCAAAACTAAACACCAACTTTCTCTCAAACGATGCAAACACTTCGAACTTGGTGGTGACAAAAAACAAAGAGGTGCCGCCATCTCTTTCTAAGCTTATTTTCAAACtctatcaacatcaatcattttATCTCTTCAAATCTTTTCAGCAACCTTTCAGCATCTTTctcaaaaggtatatatctatctattaGCAATACGATAATGGATTTTTAGATTGGTCTGGTATATAAGGAGAAGAATGAGaaaatttgatctttttggtatttttgaTTATAGTTTAGggatgttgatgatgtatgatTATGGAACccaaaaaattcaaaaaatcGATTGATACATTTGTTAGCTAGCATAGGCGGATATTGTGAATCTTGCATTTAGGTGTTGATTGGATAGGTTCATTcagctgatttgatgatagTATTATACTGACATTGATCGATAAATCGAAATTGTGGCCAATTGTAATAAGGTAATTCATATGTCGATTGACGAGCATCTAGTTGGAAACTCCCACGTTGACAAAATGACCATCTAAGTGTTACCTgcaagattgattgaattcGTTAATTCAATCACTGCCCATGAGTTAAGCGTAAGTACAATGAAAGAATCGAACTAGAACTCAGATAAGACTTTCGATATAATAcctcaaatatatatacatatctgTTCAACGTATACTGTAGATTATGCGATATGACACGAAAATAGATACATATTGTGGAATCATACTAACAAAAAAAATTATTATAAATTACAATAGTTaagcagatgatgaacaaaCACTAAATTGTATGAATACAATATTACCttttaaaaaaaaacacAATCAATCCATCATGCCTCATCTATTATccgaaaaaaaaaagaatatgCCATTTCACAAACTTGTCTATCGATTTTAATCtaatacaaataataatctaatttGACCAAATCTACAATGGTTTGGGTTTTCATCTATCTATTTATCTATCTAcgaatcatcaatttttctttaaaatcatatttcaaatcatcacaaaatatattatcatctaaCCATttattttttgaattttcatctttaaaCATATTATTTTGAGAATTATAAATATTTAAAATAGGTTGACATTTACAAATAccataatcatcatcatcattataatatccatcatcattattttcttttttgtgTCTATCTCTATCAAATTCTCTTAAAAATAAACTTAAAgaatattttctttcttcaattaaattatcattctcagtttcttcttcttcaccttgattattCATGTTTATGTTGATGTTTATGTTTATGTtaataaatgaaattgatctagtttcccatctttcaaatttaattttcctttttttatttttatttccTAATTTCCTTTGAATATCTATTGGATCAGCATATGTTATATTGTATTCctcaaaattgattttatcaaatttacataAATTTGGTAATGATTCATATCCAACAACGTTTGAAatcgatattgattttaattcCCATTGATTGATACCATTAATTTGATTGGTTGTATTTC
It encodes:
- a CDS encoding 40S ribosomal protein S18, which produces MSFAPLEAHQQFQHILRLLNTNVAGQGKIMYALTEIKGVGRRYANLVCKKADVDLNKRAGELNSDELERIVTIMQNPAQFKIPNWFLNRQKDINDGKNSHVLSNVIDQRLREDLERLKKIRSHRGLRHHWGLRVRGQHTKTTGRRVGKTVVGKKK
- a CDS encoding 60S ribosomal protein L44, which encodes MLTIDHLFNQPVNRTRRTYCKGKACKKHTPHKVTQYKKGKDSLAAQGKRRYDRKQSGYGGQTKPVFHKKAKTTKKVVLRLECTVCKTKHQLSLKRCKHFELGGDKKQRGAAISF